Proteins encoded together in one Cellulomonas gilvus ATCC 13127 window:
- a CDS encoding helix-turn-helix domain-containing protein has translation MTTTTQPETTERSVIARSKYYRVKDAAVVLGVPVRTLYHLAETEQIPCRRIGTVILIPATWVDREPAQPRRR, from the coding sequence ATGACGACGACCACGCAGCCTGAGACGACCGAGCGCTCCGTCATCGCCCGCAGCAAGTACTACCGGGTCAAGGACGCCGCCGTCGTCCTCGGTGTGCCCGTCCGGACGCTGTACCACCTGGCCGAGACCGAGCAGATCCCGTGCCGCCGGATCGGGACCGTCATCCTGATCCCCGCCACGTGGGTCGATCGGGAGCCCGCGCAGCCGCGCCGACGCTGA
- the mobF gene encoding MobF family relaxase, whose product MHKLTVGDGYAYLTRHIAAGDAGLFAGDSLTAYYEQTGNPSGRWLGGGLGALGGGRLQVGAAVSEAAMTAVFRDGRDPISIEPLGTPYRQLVPGEGRHTVAGYDLTFTAPKSVSVLWALADDQTRTALYDAHRDALASALRFVEQWVIRTRVGAAGCRQVRTRGMVAAAFDHWDSRAGDPNLHTHVVVANKVQGPDGAWSSIDGRTLHAAVVTVSELYDALLADEVSRRLGATWSTRARGERRNPAFEVDGLGEDLLAEFSARSEQIHCAEQRWAEEFAERRGRAPSRVETTRARQHLTRETRPPKFIRALRELLADWANRARALTGVEPVDLAARALTGRHSRPLRAGDVGPEVRAAIVAQVLDDVSTRRSVWSTWNLGAAALRSSLALRMASSDDRLKLTNAIVREAGAACVRLDGDVEPSRRRVGEETFTSVELLRAERTLLEAAETASPLGIPALAARLADRHLAHLSDDQRAAAKAVLLSTKQLDVLVGPAGTGKTTTLAALAAEWRSTRGSVVGLAPSASAAATLSSALGVRCETAAKWIYESIGDGAAQRALRYRAETAVVEDPSVTYWDRDAANGRRHALVVDQKQWRFRRGDLVIVDEASMADTRTLAVLIEQAGAVEAKVLLVGDHLQRGSVDAGGAFGMLSRRGPTAELRTLWRFSQPWEARATLELRHGDPAALDAYARHLRISHGQHDDMLGDALASAAAAEADGRVVLLAAADRRTVSELNARSRAERVRTGTVHADGVTLGDGLTGGVGDRVVTRRNNRRLRTGEGFVRNGDLWQITAVLPDGGLRVRPAGDPAGATLRLPAAYVAANVELGYATTTARGQGRTVDETHTVVTAGMGREDLYVAVTRGRHLNRLYVATDRPDPDCLPGSAPESARELLDRILATTHAETSATETWATHHPERPEPPLPTTPPQPSAVPPLRPPIDRSPLTPPTSSRPDGHVLDRW is encoded by the coding sequence ATGCACAAGCTGACCGTCGGCGACGGGTATGCGTACCTGACAAGGCACATCGCCGCCGGCGACGCGGGGCTGTTCGCCGGCGACTCGCTCACCGCGTACTACGAGCAGACGGGCAACCCGTCGGGGCGGTGGCTCGGTGGCGGTCTCGGTGCGCTCGGCGGCGGTCGACTTCAGGTCGGCGCGGCCGTGTCTGAGGCTGCGATGACAGCCGTCTTCCGTGACGGGCGCGACCCGATCAGCATCGAGCCGCTGGGCACGCCCTACAGGCAGCTCGTGCCCGGAGAGGGCCGGCACACGGTCGCCGGGTACGACCTGACGTTCACGGCGCCGAAGTCGGTCTCGGTCCTGTGGGCGTTGGCCGACGACCAGACGCGCACCGCGCTCTACGACGCCCACCGCGACGCGCTGGCTTCGGCTCTGCGGTTCGTTGAGCAGTGGGTGATCCGCACGCGGGTCGGCGCGGCCGGATGCCGGCAGGTGCGAACGCGCGGCATGGTCGCCGCCGCGTTCGACCACTGGGACTCGCGCGCCGGTGACCCGAACCTGCACACGCACGTCGTCGTCGCCAACAAGGTCCAGGGGCCCGACGGTGCGTGGAGCTCCATCGACGGCCGGACGCTGCACGCCGCGGTCGTGACGGTCTCCGAGCTCTACGACGCACTCCTCGCCGACGAGGTGTCGCGGCGACTGGGCGCGACGTGGTCGACGCGAGCCCGTGGGGAGCGTCGCAACCCCGCGTTCGAGGTCGACGGTCTCGGCGAGGATCTTCTGGCTGAGTTCTCCGCGCGGTCGGAGCAGATCCACTGCGCGGAGCAGCGGTGGGCCGAAGAGTTCGCCGAGCGGCGCGGGCGGGCACCGTCGCGCGTCGAGACGACACGAGCGCGCCAGCACCTGACGCGCGAGACCCGGCCACCCAAGTTCATTCGCGCTCTGCGGGAGCTGCTGGCGGACTGGGCCAACCGGGCGCGTGCCTTGACGGGCGTCGAGCCGGTCGACCTGGCTGCGCGCGCGTTGACCGGCCGCCACAGTCGCCCGCTGCGGGCGGGCGACGTCGGGCCGGAGGTCCGTGCGGCGATCGTCGCCCAAGTCCTCGACGACGTCTCGACCCGCCGATCGGTCTGGTCGACCTGGAACCTCGGCGCCGCAGCGCTGCGCTCGTCGCTCGCGCTGCGGATGGCCTCCTCCGACGACCGGCTGAAGCTGACCAACGCGATCGTCCGAGAGGCCGGCGCGGCGTGCGTGCGGCTGGACGGCGACGTCGAGCCGTCCCGCCGCCGCGTCGGTGAGGAGACGTTCACCTCGGTCGAGCTGCTGCGGGCAGAGCGCACCCTGCTGGAAGCCGCCGAAACGGCCAGTCCGCTCGGCATCCCCGCACTGGCGGCGCGCCTTGCGGACCGTCACCTGGCACACCTGTCGGACGACCAGCGGGCGGCAGCGAAGGCGGTGCTGCTCTCGACGAAGCAGCTCGACGTGCTCGTCGGCCCGGCGGGAACCGGGAAGACCACCACGCTCGCGGCACTGGCCGCCGAGTGGCGGAGCACCCGGGGCTCCGTCGTCGGGCTGGCCCCGTCCGCCAGCGCGGCCGCGACCCTCTCAAGCGCGCTGGGCGTGCGGTGCGAGACCGCGGCCAAGTGGATCTACGAGTCGATCGGTGACGGCGCAGCCCAACGGGCGTTGCGGTACCGCGCCGAGACGGCCGTCGTGGAGGACCCGAGCGTCACGTACTGGGATCGCGACGCCGCGAACGGGCGCCGACACGCGCTCGTCGTCGACCAGAAGCAATGGCGGTTCCGGCGCGGCGACCTGGTCATCGTCGACGAGGCCTCGATGGCGGACACGCGCACGCTCGCGGTGCTGATCGAGCAGGCCGGTGCAGTCGAGGCGAAGGTGCTGCTGGTCGGGGATCACCTGCAGCGCGGATCGGTCGATGCCGGCGGCGCGTTCGGGATGCTCTCCCGGCGTGGCCCGACTGCCGAGCTGCGCACGTTGTGGCGGTTCAGTCAGCCCTGGGAGGCGCGCGCCACCCTCGAGCTGCGGCACGGCGATCCCGCCGCCCTGGACGCCTACGCCCGGCACCTCCGGATCAGCCATGGCCAGCACGACGACATGCTCGGCGACGCGCTCGCCTCGGCGGCAGCGGCCGAGGCGGACGGCCGGGTCGTGCTGCTCGCGGCGGCGGACCGACGCACCGTGAGCGAGCTCAACGCGCGTAGTCGCGCCGAGCGCGTCCGCACCGGCACCGTCCACGCCGACGGCGTCACCTTGGGCGACGGGCTCACCGGCGGTGTCGGTGACCGCGTGGTGACCCGTCGCAACAACCGACGACTGCGCACCGGCGAAGGGTTCGTTCGCAACGGTGACCTCTGGCAGATCACCGCCGTGCTGCCCGACGGCGGCCTCCGGGTCCGGCCCGCCGGTGACCCGGCCGGCGCGACGCTGCGCCTTCCCGCGGCATACGTCGCCGCGAACGTCGAGCTCGGCTACGCCACCACCACAGCCCGCGGCCAGGGCAGGACCGTCGACGAGACCCACACCGTCGTCACCGCCGGCATGGGGCGGGAGGACCTCTACGTCGCCGTCACCCGCGGCCGGCACCTCAACCGTCTCTACGTCGCCACGGATCGACCCGACCCGGACTGCCTGCCCGGCAGCGCACCCGAGAGCGCCCGCGAACTGCTCGACCGCATCCTCGCGACTACCCACGCCGAGACGTCGGCCACCGAGACCTGGGCGACCCATCACCCAGAGCGCCCGGAACCACCGCTGCCGACGACGCCTCCACAGCCCTCGGCCGTCCCGCCGCTGCGTCCACCGATCGACCGCAGCCCCTTGACGCCCCCGACCAGCTCACGCCCGGATGGGCATGTGCTGGATCGGTGGTGA